A window of Tripterygium wilfordii isolate XIE 37 chromosome 7, ASM1340144v1, whole genome shotgun sequence contains these coding sequences:
- the LOC120003091 gene encoding 60S acidic ribosomal protein P0-like, with amino-acid sequence MAVKKISKAEKKINYDKKLCRLMDEYSQILIVGADNVGSNQIQNIRQGLRGDSVLLMGKNTMMKRTVRLHAERTGNDALNNLVPLLVGNVGLIFTKGDLKEVREEVAKYKIGAPARVGLVAPTDVVVPPGNTGLDPSQTSFFQVLNISTKINKGTVEILTHVELIKKGDKVGSSESALLAKLGIRPFSYALVVQSVYDNGSVFDPEVLDLTEDHLAQKFAAGLSMVSSLSLAISFPALAAAPHMLMNAYKNVLAISVETEYTFKQAEKVKEYLKDPSKFAAAFAPAASASSAAAPAAAKLEEKKEEPEEESDDDFVSGLFD; translated from the exons ATGGCCGTGAAGAAGATCTCGAAAGCTGAAAAGAAGATCAACTATGACAAGAAGCTCTGCCGTCTTATGGATGAGTACTCACAGATCCTGATTGTCGGTGCCGATAATGTTGGTTCCAACCAGATTCAGAACATACGACAGGGTTTACGAGGCGACTCGGTGCTGCTGATGGGAAAAAACACGATGATGAAGCGGACTGTCAGGCTCCATGCCGAGAGGACCGGAAACGATGCTCTCAACAACCTCGTTCCGTTGCTTGTT GGAAatgttggattgattttcaccAAGGGTGATCTGAAGGAAGTACGAGAAGAGGTTGCCAAATACAAG ATTGGTGCTCCAGCCCGTGTTGGTCTTGTTGCTCCAACTGATGTTGTTGTTCCGCCTGGAAATACAGGCCTGGATCCCTCCCAAACTTCTTTCTTCCAG GTGCTCAACATCTCAACCAAGATTAACAAGGGTACAGTGGAAATCCTGACTCATGTGGAACTAATTAAGAAGGGTGACAAGGTGGGCTCATCCGAGTCAGCCCTTCTCGCTAAGCTGGGGATACGGCCATTCTCGTATGCACTTGTTGTGCAATCTGTTTATGATAATGGATCAGTTTTTGATCCTGAAGTGCTTGATCTCACAGAAGATCATCTTGCCCAGAAGTTTGCAGCAGGGCTCTCAATGGTTTCTTCCCTATCTCTGGCAATCTCATTCCCAGCTCTTGCTGCTGCCCCTCACATGTTGATGAACGCCTACAAGAATGTTCTCGCTATTTCAGTGGAAACAGAGTACACATTCAAACAGGCAGAGAAAGTGAAAGAGTATTTGAAG GATCCAAGCAAATTTGCAGCTGCATTTGCTCCAGCCGCTTCTGCTAGCTCTGCTGCTGCCCCAGCTGCAGCCAAGttggaggaaaagaaagaagaaccagaagaagaatcaGACGACGATTTTGTTTCTGGTTTGTTTGATTGA
- the LOC120002321 gene encoding uncharacterized protein LOC120002321 encodes MSETEHKMGSTEVVAASTKLTDQRLVGPNYQHWRKIIQVTIRGMDKEDHLTGTAPDSTNHATDYKVWMRDDARLYGQLLNSMDRKVSELVTHCDTVKEIWEYLGVLYSGKNDMNRLYDVALSFFRPEQKDSNLSEYFASFKSIYEEFNTLMSLDLDLEKRRQQREKLAIIAFLSGMRSEYDSARSQILASGETSLTEAFSRANRSVRPTSFNPDLSERSGLVGHASYDAGGSRGGRGGRGGRGLDGKFTCYHCGGVGHTRDRCWKLHGKPPQVRSANVVSGMDMGIQDLSINSESPSEGRVSLSAAEYSRLMSQISTSAPATTSATTNASAFMSVSPHTWVIDSGASDHMTGNTGPVYEADDW; translated from the exons ATGAGTGAGACAGAACACAAAATGGGATCTACTGAGGTGGTTGCGGCTTCTACCAAGTTGACTGACCAGAGACTGGTTGGTCCTAATTATCAACACTGGCGGAAAATTATCCAAGTTACCATTCGGGGAATGGATAAGGAAGACCATCTTACTGGTACAGCACCTGATTCTACTAATCATGCTACTGACTATAAGGTGTGGATGCGTGATGATGCACGGCTGTATGGCCAACTGTTGAATTCCATGGACCGGAAGGTCTCTGAATTGGTGACACACTGTGATACTGTGAAGGAAATATGGGAATATCTGGGAGTTTTGTATTCGggaaaaaatgatatgaatcgACTCTATGATGTAGCATTATCTTTCTTTCGGCCTGAACAAAAGGACTCGAATCTTAGTGAGTATTTTGCTTCTTTCAAGAGCATTTATGAAGAGTTTAATACTTTGATGTCTTTAGATTTAGATCTGGAAAAGAGGAGACAACAACGAGAGAAGTTGGCTATCATTGCCTTCCTTAGTGGGATGAGGTCTGAGTATGATTCTGCACGTTCCCAGATTCTTGCTAGTGGCGAGACCTCCCTTACAGAAGCTTTTTCACGGGCTAACCGTTCGGTTAGGCCTACCTCTTTCAACCCCGATCTCTCTGAGAGGTCTGGATTAGTTGGTCATGCTTCTTATGATGCTGGTGGTAGCCGTGGGGGTCGTGGTGGCCGTGGGGGTCGGGGTTTAGATGGTAAATTTACATGTTATCATTGTGGGGGAGTGGGTCACACTCGTGACAGGTGTTGGAAGTTGCATGGCAAACCACCACAGGTTCGCTCTGCAAATGTAGTTTCTGGAATGGATATGGGCatccaagatttgagtattaATTCTGAGTCCCCAAGTGAGGGACGAGTGAGTTTGTCTGCGGCTGAATATTCTCGTCTTATGAGTCAGATATCTACTTCTGCTCCCGCTACTACGTCTGCTACTACGAATGCTTCGGCATTCATGTCAGTTTCTCCTCATACGTGGGTGATTGATTCTGGCGCTTCCGATCACATGACTGGGAACACAG GACCGGTCTACGAAGCAGATGATTGGTAG
- the LOC120002819 gene encoding cell division control protein 6 homolog B-like, producing MPSIAVINSSPVKESSAIKSETARSKSSDATPQKRRLRSNSTVVQENQISTPKKWKSPRRCDNSSPNGPPKELKVDFRTSLVTTQNSPAKKVSTPILDVKSNWNPRDMDQMSAVKKALHISIAPPNVVCREDEQRRILEFCKTCIEREKAGSLYICGCPGTGKSLSMEKVKQQVVDWTQEASLQSPDVIAITCTSLTNTSEIFSKILGNNQLRKEINCSTSPLQHLQNLYSHKLQSSGSKMMLIIADELDYLITKDRAVLHELFMLTTLPFSRCILIGIANAIDLADRFLPRLDALECKPLIVTFRAYSKDQILRILQERLMAFPCIIFQPQALELCARKVAAVSGDMRRALSICRSAIEILEAELRETATKRNSSSAEESFDQQTTLAPESLQPREQSVVGFDHMAIALSRTYRSPVVETIQSLPQHQQIIVCSAVKFFRGRKKDTTVAELNKSYMNTCKSASIPPVGTMEFSSMCRVLNDQGLLKLGQAREDKLKRVTLIVDDADVTFAMQGSRFFRNCLL from the exons ATGCCGTCCATCGCCGTTATCAATTCGTCTCCGGTGAAGGAGAGCAGTGCTATCAAATCCGAGACTGCCAGATCCAAATCTAGCGACGCCACTCCTCAGAAGAGGAGATTGAGATCTAATTCAACTGTGGTACAGGAGAACCAGATCTCTACTCCGAAGAAATGGAAATCTCCTCGCCGTTGTGACAATTCGAGCCCCAACGGTCCTCCAAAA GAATTGAAGGTTGATTTTAGAACAAGTCTCGTTACAACACAGAATTCACCAGCAAAGAAAGTTTCAACTCCAATTTTAGATGTCAAGTCGAATTGGAATCCCAGAG ACATGGATCAAATGAGTGCCGTCAAAAAGGCACTGCACATATCGATTGCTCCACCAAATGTTGTGTGCCGTGAAGATGAGCAGAGAAGAATTTTGGAGTTCTGCAAGACTTGTATAGAACGGGAGAAGGCTGGAAGTTTGTACATATGTGGCTGCCCAGGGACTGGAAAGTCATTATCCATGGAGAAAGTGAAGCAGCAAGTAGTTGACTGGACACAAGAG GCAAGTTTGCAGTCACCGGATGTAATAGCCATTACTTGTACATCTCTAACAAACACAAGTGAAATTTTCAGTAAG ATACTAGGTAATAACCAATTAAGAAAGGAAATAAACTGTTCCACCTCGCCTCTTCAACATCTCCAGAATCTGTACTCTCACAAACTGCAGTCATCTGGCTCGAAAATGAT GCTAATTATTGCTGATGAGTTGGATTATTTAATCACAAAAGACCGGGCTGTCCTCCATGAACTGTTCATGCTTACAACTTTACCGTTCTCTAGATGTATACTTATAG GAATTGCAAATGCCATAGACCTAGCAGATCGGTTTCTTCCAAGACTCGATGCTTTAGAAT GTAAACCTTTGATCGTGACATTTCGGGCCTATTCTAAGGATCAAATTCTTAGAATACTTCAAGAGAGGCTCATG GCATTTCCTTGCATTATTTTTCAACCTCAAGCGCTGGAACTCTGTGCAAGA AAAGTCGCCGCAGTCTCTGGAGATATGCGAAGAGCTCTTAGTATCTGCAG GAGCGCAATTGAGATACTTGAAGCAGAACTGAGAGAAACTGCAACCAAGAGGAATTCATCATCAGCAGAGGAGTCCTTTGATCAACAAACAACTTTAGCTCCTGAATCCCTTCAACCGCGAGAACAAAGTGTT GTCGGGTTTGACCATATGGCTATTGCCTTGTCAAGGACATACAGATCACCGGTAGTGGAAACAATACAGTCACTTCCTCAACATCAGCAG ATTATAGTTTGCTCTGCTGTGAAGTTTTTCCGTGGCAGAAAGAAAGATACAACTGTGGCAGAG CTTAACAAATCTTACATGAACACCTGCAAGTCAGCATCGATACCACCAGTTGGAACCATGGAATTTTCAAGCATGTGCAGGGTATTGAATGACCAG GGGCTCCTAAAGTTAGGACAGGCTCGTGAAGATAAGTTGAAAAGAGTAACGCTAATAGTAGATGACGCTGACGTCACTTTTGCAATGCAG GGAAGTAGATTTTTTCGGAATTGTCTTCTGTAA